The Lycium barbarum isolate Lr01 chromosome 12, ASM1917538v2, whole genome shotgun sequence genome includes a region encoding these proteins:
- the LOC132624681 gene encoding GTP-binding protein YPTM2-like: MILQEIKESFNNVKQWLSEIDRYASDNVNKLLVGNKCDLTAQKVVSTETAQAFADEIGIPFMETSAKSATNVEQAFMAMVASIKNRMASQPARAVAVHLERTKLCCLDDDSDVELW, translated from the exons ATGATCCTACAGGAGATTAAAG AGAGCTTCAACAATGTCAAGCAATGGTTGAGTGAAATAGACCGATATGCAAGTGATAATGTGAACAAACTTCTTGTTGGAAATAAGTGTGATCTCACAGCACAAAAGGTAGTTTCCACAGAGACAGCTCAGGCTTTTGCTGATGAAATTGGCATACCTTTCATGGAAACAAGTGCAAAAAGTGCCACTAATGTAGAACAGGCTTTCATGGCTATGGTTGCTTCAATCAAGAACAGAATGGCAAGCCAACCGGCAAGAGCGGTTGCTGTTCATCTTGAAAGGACGAAGCTCTGTTGCCTTGATGATGATTCTGATGTGGAGCTGTGGTGA